From the genome of Papaver somniferum cultivar HN1 chromosome 2, ASM357369v1, whole genome shotgun sequence, one region includes:
- the LOC113350260 gene encoding uncharacterized protein LOC113350260 isoform X1 produces the protein MIFFRYESYIDLLFSYEYKKIFFKDSIITSNVTCNIILSKMFLCINPRRGDHLSQFQSHSLSALLDFDCWIQKITRVRNILAVHTPITFFQMGSQTVNNPSKIPASTYKTFSHIGKAEEGTKWMTRVRISRKWNELDFMGTYEVTSLDVFMLDDNLYQIINWDQH, from the exons ATGATCTTCTTCAGATACGAATCATACATTGATCTCCTCTTCAGTTACGAATACAAAAAGATTTTCTTTAAAGACTCAATAATAACTTCAAACGTTACATGCAACATCATTCTTTCAAAAATGTTCCTATGTATAAACCCTAGACGAGGTGATCATCTTTCCCAGTTTCAGTCGCATTCTCTTTCAGCACTACTAG ATTTTGATTGTTGGATTCAGAAAATCACCAGAGTTCGAAACATCTTAG CAGTTCATACTCCCATCACTTTTTTTCAAATGGGTTCCCAGACTGTCAACAACCCTTCTAAAATTCCCGCATCCACCTACAAAACTTTCTCCCATATTGGCAAGGCCGAAGAAGGCACCAAATGGATGACTCGCGTTCGAATCTCACGGAAGTGGAATGAATTAGATTTCATGGGTACCTACGAGGTCACCAGCCTGGATGTCTTCATGCTTGATGACAAT
- the LOC113350260 gene encoding uncharacterized protein LOC113350260 isoform X2, producing the protein MIFFRYESYIDLLFSYEYKKIFFKDSIITSNVTCNIILSKMFLCINPRRGDHLSQFQSHSLSALLDFDCWIQKITRVRNILAVHTPITFFQMGSQTVNNPSKIPASTYKTFSHIGKAEEGTKWMTRVRISRKWNELDFMGTYEVTSLDVFMLDDNIINWDQH; encoded by the exons ATGATCTTCTTCAGATACGAATCATACATTGATCTCCTCTTCAGTTACGAATACAAAAAGATTTTCTTTAAAGACTCAATAATAACTTCAAACGTTACATGCAACATCATTCTTTCAAAAATGTTCCTATGTATAAACCCTAGACGAGGTGATCATCTTTCCCAGTTTCAGTCGCATTCTCTTTCAGCACTACTAG ATTTTGATTGTTGGATTCAGAAAATCACCAGAGTTCGAAACATCTTAG CAGTTCATACTCCCATCACTTTTTTTCAAATGGGTTCCCAGACTGTCAACAACCCTTCTAAAATTCCCGCATCCACCTACAAAACTTTCTCCCATATTGGCAAGGCCGAAGAAGGCACCAAATGGATGACTCGCGTTCGAATCTCACGGAAGTGGAATGAATTAGATTTCATGGGTACCTACGAGGTCACCAGCCTGGATGTCTTCATGCTTGATGACAAT
- the LOC113350261 gene encoding F-actin-capping protein subunit alpha-like — MSDEESDQQLSDDQKLEIAKWFLTNSPAGEIQYISKDIRSVLMDDDLYNKAASEAFPIYNKNHLISIEMPNRSGDVVVTTFAELSDTEYLDPRTAQVAVVDHVKQVCIDVRPATDDELCSPYIEEFRCDLDAEILKYVGEAYKKGVCSVYCINGKDAEGPGLDFELAVVINASRCSPQNFCNGSWRSIWNIEFKDELQVVELRGKLQVGAHYFEEGNVQLDASHECKDSTIFQSPEDCALSITNIIRHHETEYLSSLEGSYLNLPDTTFKDLRRKLPVTRTLFPWHNTMQISLTRDITKELGIK; from the exons ATGTCTGACGAAGAATCTGATCAACAACTGAGCGATGATCAGAAGTTAGAGATCGCTAAATGGTTTCTCACTAATTCTCCTGCTGGTGAAATCCAATACATTTCCAAAG ATATTAGGTCAGTTTTAATGGATGATGATTTATATAACAAGGCTGCTTCTGAGGCATTTCCTATTTACAATAAAAATCATCTCATTTCAATAGAAATGCCCAATCGAAGTGGAGAT GTTGTTGTTACGACATTTGCGGAACTTAGTGATACTGAATATCTGGATCCTCGTACTGCTCAAGTCGCTGTCGTGGACCATGTCAAACAA GTGTGTATTGATGTGAGGCCTGCTACTGATGACGAGCTTTGCTCTCCGTATATTGAGGAATTTCG ATGCGATTTGGACGCAGAAATTCTTAAATACGTCGGGGAAGCTTATAAAAAGGGTGTTTGCTCAGTTTACTGTATTAATGGGAAAGATGCGGAAGGACCGGGGCTTGACTTTGAGCTTGCAGTTGTGATTAATGCTTCTAGGTGTAGCCCACAAAATTTTTG CAATGGCAGTTGGCGTTCAATTTGGAACATAGAGTTTAAGGATGAGTTGCAAGTAGTGGAATTGAGAGGCAAATTGCAG GTTGGGGCGCACTACTTTGAAGAAGGAAATGTACAACTAGATGCTAGCCATGAATGCAAAGACTCAACTATTTTTCAG TCCCCTGAAGATTGTGCCCTCTCAATTACGAACATTATTCGTCACCATGAAACTGAGTATTTGTCTTCTCTCGAG GGATCCTACTTAAATCTGCCAGATACCACTTTCAAG GACCTGCGAAGGAAGCTTCCAGTCACTCGTACCCTCTTCCCATGGCATAATACAATGCAGATAAGCCTTACTAGAGACATTACGAAAGAACTTGGGATTAAGTAA